One Salvia splendens isolate huo1 chromosome 1, SspV2, whole genome shotgun sequence genomic window, ATCTAGCAAATGCCCATCAAGTGACATGGAATACCTGTCACACAAATCAATTTTTAGCAATTATCTCGTGTAAAAACTAGGCATTGATCAACTGGAGAGGGTAGTTCCAAAATATAATCAATCAAGAAAGATTCTTGAAAGCACCTCAGTGTAACATATGGTTTTCTTGTAAGCATATAATGGATATAGGCCTCATTGAGCCTTTTGCAGAGTTCCTCCTCGACTCCAACAGTCACTTCAATTCCCGCATCTTGCAGTTTTTTCACCCCTGTTGAAGCCACAATGGGATTAGGATCCACCATGCCGACCACCACATTTTTCACACGAGCTTTGATCAATGCTTCGGAGCAAGGTGGAGTTCTTCCATAATGATTACAAGGTTCTAAACTCACATATGCTGTTCCATTTTCAGCCAAATCGCCCGCATCTCTCAACGCAAAAACCTATACCTTTCCTAATCAGACTCTTTACaagaatatatatacataaaaacaTTCAGAAAGTTGATAAATCAGGAATCAACATGAAAAATCTCTGGAAAGAAGAAGAGACACTACATAAATCATGCAAATTCTAAACACCAAGTCAAAAGCAGTACACCATTTTTCTTGTTGTTGTACAACCTAATTGTTTTGGTAGATATCACTAGTTTCTTGATACAAACAGCAGCATAGATTAGTTCGATAAATTTCAGTTTTTAGAAACTCAGTACTTCGGGCTGGATGGTAAAAAAATCAAGCCTTTGACAGAAACCAAAGGCAAAGACTTCAAACTAACACCAATAAGCAAACCAACTCACTTCCCATACAAGAACAAAAACACAAACACCCCCAAAAACCTCCAAAAAATATAACATTATCTACAACATTTAAAGGATACTGCTGTAGTGCTCTCATAATCATCAAAACAACAATGCAAGAAtcaaaatgcacaaaatactCAAACTTGGCAGCTCAAAATAATGAATTGAAAACTCCATATTCAACCAAAATGCAAtcataaaagagagaaaaagtaattggaGTTTGACCTCAGCATGAGGTTGACCAGCTTTCGGGTGGAAACCTTCTCCAACAATCTTGCCATCCTTGACAATCACACAACCAACCATTGGATTAGGACTGGTGCAGCCAATCGCCTTCCTCGCCAGCTCAACGCAACGCCTCATGTAATACCCATCGTCAAATTCATATGCTTGCATCTCGCCGCACCTGATCACACCCAAGTTTCCCCAACTGATTTTCGTTTTGGACACCCTTTTCTTAGAAATGCAGAGCCCCAATCTTGATTTCGGGGATATGGTTAGACTGTGTGTGCAGTTAACTAATGGATTGTGGGAAGTGTGGGTGGGAATTGGAAGAAGGAGCGTTTGAATATACATATTGCTGGTGATAATTCAAAATTTAGGATTCCATTTCAGAGAAGAAAAATCAGCAGACGAGCCTGGTGAAAAAGGTACGGACAATGGGTATATAAATATCTTTTCcgttaaatataattttttggttGTAATAGGGTGTACTAATAGGGGGCCGATTTTGGCCAGTTTGTGTTTATTCGAAAATGTATTAAGTACTCCATCTAATACCtatccttttattttttagaacaaAATGTCTCGAAAAAAATTTCTGGTCATCTGAATATCGACTTGACTGTCTAAACTATACGTTTattgaatactccctccgtttcatgttaatagagtcattttttttctatttttagaggtttcaagttaattgagtcatttctatttttggcaaaaagtaattctcttttttactttattctctcttcatttctcttactttttccaccattcatttaacacactattcttaaatttcgtgatgaaaagaaatgtctctattaacaaggaacgaatGGAGTAATTGATAAGTACTAATTTAGATAATTGACATGTACTTTCAACTATCATGTCGATATTCCAatcaccaatttttttttgcatgacCTTTTGttctcaaaaataaaatgatgattaCTTAATGATACTATAATTATCTAAACAGtaaaacattttttattatGCGCCGTAAAAGATGGAACAAAACTGAACCTTTATTACTCTACTCTGCTTTCATCTTGTTACGGAATTTTAGTTTTGTTTTCAATTAAACTGAAAAAAAGTTTAGC contains:
- the LOC121750553 gene encoding riboflavin biosynthesis protein PYRD, chloroplastic-like, coding for MYIQTLLLPIPTHTSHNPLVNCTHSLTISPKSRLGLCISKKRVSKTKISWGNLGVIRCGEMQAYEFDDGYYMRRCVELARKAIGCTSPNPMVGCVIVKDGKIVGEGFHPKAGQPHAEVFALRDAGDLAENGTAYVSLEPCNHYGRTPPCSEALIKARVKNVVVGMVDPNPIVASTGVKKLQDAGIEVTVGVEEELCKRLNEAYIHYMLTRKPYVTLRYSMSLDGHLLDQLGEEAEECGGYYSKLLQEYDAIIVSSSVLVEKSSLPISKEPGANQPLKIVLSKCWNPLIKIPSLKDDAASKLLIVTEKDSAVQEGIQTLSFEKISILEILEHCKNQGLCSVLLDLTGNTLDFEDTLKEGFEQNLFQKVVVEVLPILGGDRERYLSNVDLKGKVKKLISSLYGKSVLLEGYF